The following proteins are co-located in the Siansivirga zeaxanthinifaciens CC-SAMT-1 genome:
- a CDS encoding prolyl oligopeptidase family serine peptidase: MKCPETKTVNVVDTYFGIEVKDPFRWLENDRSSDTEAWVKAQNETTFNYLKTIPYRDELKKRLSDIWNYEKLSAPFVEGDYTYFSKNDGLQNQDVIYRQKGDETPEIFLDPNTFSKNGTIALDGLSFSENGKILAFSISEDGSDWRKIIIIDTDTKKAIEDPLVDVKFSLMSWFKNEGFYYSSYDKPSGSELSAKTDQHKVYYHKLGTSQKEDVLIFGGTTEEKHRYIYASVTEDNRYLILTPRISTTGNKLLIKDLSKPDSSLIPILNHTNSDTHFVDHVDESLFLITNLNAPNKRLVRVDISNPSEDNWIDVIPETNHVLTITKGGGYLFANYMEDATSKVKQFDFSGTCIREIELPGIGTAFGFSGKKNESTLYFTFTNYYTPPSIYSYSSQSGEISLYWSPKIAIDTNNYISEQVFYKALDGTKIPMIITYKKGLNLNGKNPTILYGYGGFNISLTPVFSVTNIIWMEQGGVFAVPNIRGGGEYGRQWHDAGTQFNKQNVFNDFIAAAEYLINNQYTSSEYLALRGGSNGGLLVGAVMTQKPQIAKVALPAVGVLDMLRYHTFTSGAGWAYDYGTAEDSLEMFNYLKNYSPVHNVKEHTEYPATLITTGDHDDRVVPAHSFKFAAELQSKQSGKHPTLIRIETNAGHGAGTPVNKIIEQYADIFAFTLFNMGFKELPNSMH, from the coding sequence TTGAAATGCCCAGAAACTAAAACTGTTAATGTTGTAGACACCTATTTTGGTATCGAGGTTAAAGACCCGTTTCGTTGGTTAGAAAACGATAGAAGTAGCGATACAGAAGCTTGGGTAAAAGCACAAAACGAAACCACCTTTAATTACTTAAAAACCATTCCTTATCGCGATGAGTTAAAAAAGCGCCTTTCAGATATATGGAATTACGAGAAACTAAGCGCTCCTTTTGTTGAAGGTGATTATACGTATTTCTCAAAAAATGATGGTTTGCAAAATCAAGATGTTATTTACAGACAAAAAGGGGACGAGACACCAGAAATATTTCTAGACCCAAATACCTTTTCAAAAAATGGCACCATAGCGCTTGACGGTTTAAGTTTTTCTGAAAACGGCAAAATATTAGCCTTTTCCATTTCGGAAGATGGCAGCGACTGGAGAAAAATTATCATTATAGATACCGATACAAAAAAGGCCATTGAAGACCCTTTGGTCGATGTTAAATTTAGTCTGATGTCATGGTTTAAAAATGAAGGATTCTACTATTCAAGTTACGATAAACCATCAGGCAGCGAATTATCGGCTAAAACCGACCAGCATAAAGTGTATTATCACAAACTAGGCACCTCGCAAAAAGAAGATGTTTTAATTTTTGGAGGTACAACAGAAGAAAAACACCGTTATATATATGCATCGGTTACCGAAGATAATCGGTATTTAATTCTAACACCAAGAATATCTACTACAGGAAACAAGCTTTTAATTAAAGATTTATCGAAGCCCGATAGCAGCTTAATTCCTATTCTAAATCATACCAACAGCGACACACATTTTGTAGATCATGTAGACGAAAGCCTTTTCTTAATTACCAATTTGAATGCACCTAACAAACGCTTGGTACGTGTCGATATTTCCAACCCTAGTGAAGACAATTGGATTGATGTCATTCCTGAAACGAATCATGTTTTAACTATTACTAAAGGAGGTGGGTATTTGTTTGCAAATTACATGGAAGATGCCACATCTAAAGTAAAACAATTCGATTTTTCAGGAACCTGCATCCGTGAGATTGAGTTGCCTGGAATTGGAACAGCCTTTGGTTTTTCAGGTAAAAAAAATGAAAGTACATTATACTTCACCTTTACCAATTATTATACACCACCTAGCATATATTCATATTCATCCCAATCTGGCGAGATTTCATTGTATTGGTCTCCAAAAATTGCTATCGATACCAATAATTACATCAGTGAGCAAGTGTTCTACAAAGCTTTGGATGGTACTAAAATACCCATGATAATAACGTATAAAAAAGGATTAAACCTAAATGGAAAAAATCCAACCATTTTATACGGTTATGGCGGATTTAATATTAGTCTAACGCCCGTATTTAGCGTTACCAATATTATTTGGATGGAACAGGGCGGTGTTTTTGCTGTACCCAACATTCGTGGTGGTGGAGAATATGGTCGCCAATGGCACGATGCCGGAACCCAGTTTAACAAACAAAATGTTTTTAATGATTTTATTGCTGCTGCAGAATATCTTATTAACAACCAATATACATCATCTGAATATTTGGCATTACGCGGTGGTTCGAATGGTGGCTTATTAGTTGGTGCGGTTATGACCCAAAAACCACAAATAGCCAAAGTAGCATTGCCTGCTGTGGGTGTTTTAGATATGTTACGCTACCATACTTTTACCTCAGGTGCCGGATGGGCTTACGACTACGGAACTGCAGAAGATAGTTTAGAAATGTTTAATTATTTAAAAAACTACTCTCCAGTGCACAATGTTAAAGAACATACAGAATATCCTGCAACCTTAATAACCACAGGCGATCACGACGACCGCGTTGTGCCTGCCCATAGTTTTAAATTTGCTGCAGAATTGCAATCCAAGCAATCTGGAAAGCATCCTACTTTAATACGAATTGAAACCAATGCGGGGCATGGAGCAGGTACGCCAGTAAATAAAATTATAGAACAATATGCCGATATATTTGCATTTACACTTTTTAATATGGGCTTCAAAGAATTGCCAAACAGCATGCATTAA
- a CDS encoding ABC transporter ATP-binding protein, whose product MLTVKNLSFSYSKTPVLKDISFEVNPGENLAIIGESGSGKSTLIKLLYGTFDADFGEIFWKQNSILGPKYNLVVGYDFMKYVAQEFDLMPFISVEENIGKYLSNFFPEEKQERTKELIAVVELTAFAKTKVKNLSGGQKQRVALARALAKQPEIILLDEPFSHIDNHQKQSLRRNVFKYLKEKNITCVVATHDKDDVLGFADKMIVLNNQQIAVNDKPETLFKHPKTPLIAAFFGEFNIINKSIIYAHQLKVVNHSPLEATVIHSYFKGHYYLIEAYLDKQTVFFEHHVLLEKNTTVYLKIIKAD is encoded by the coding sequence ATGCTAACAGTAAAAAATTTAAGCTTTTCATATTCTAAAACACCGGTTTTAAAAGATATTTCTTTTGAAGTAAATCCAGGTGAAAACCTTGCAATTATTGGTGAAAGTGGTTCTGGAAAAAGCACTTTAATAAAATTATTATATGGCACCTTTGACGCCGATTTTGGAGAGATTTTCTGGAAACAAAACAGCATTTTAGGTCCTAAATATAATCTTGTGGTAGGCTATGATTTTATGAAATACGTAGCGCAAGAATTTGATTTGATGCCTTTTATTTCGGTTGAAGAAAACATAGGTAAATACCTTTCTAACTTTTTTCCTGAAGAAAAACAAGAGCGTACCAAAGAACTTATAGCTGTTGTAGAACTTACAGCATTTGCTAAAACTAAAGTGAAAAACTTAAGTGGCGGACAAAAACAGCGTGTTGCCCTAGCTCGTGCACTAGCCAAACAACCCGAAATAATATTACTAGACGAGCCGTTTAGCCATATTGATAATCACCAAAAACAAAGTTTAAGACGTAATGTTTTTAAATATTTAAAGGAAAAAAACATCACTTGCGTCGTTGCCACCCACGACAAAGACGATGTTCTTGGTTTTGCAGATAAAATGATTGTTTTAAACAACCAACAAATAGCGGTAAACGATAAACCTGAAACCCTTTTTAAACATCCGAAAACACCATTAATAGCAGCGTTTTTTGGTGAATTTAATATTATAAACAAATCTATTATTTACGCACATCAATTAAAGGTAGTTAATCATTCTCCATTAGAAGCCACCGTAATTCACAGCTATTTTAAAGGGCATTATTATTTAATTGAAGCCTATTTAGATAAGCAAACCGTATTTTTTGAACACCATGTTTTATTAGAAAAAAATACAACCGTTTATCTTAAAATTATAAAAGCAGATTAA
- the accC gene encoding acetyl-CoA carboxylase biotin carboxylase subunit, with the protein MFKKILIANRGEIALRVIRTCKEMGIKTVAVYSTADADSLHVKFADEAVCIGPPSSSESYLKMSNIISAAEITNADAIHPGYGFLSENAKFSKICDEHGIKFIGASPEMIDRMGDKANAKATMKAAGVPCVPGSEGVINTFEECEKIAKETGYPVMLKASAGGGGKGMRGVFKPEDLKAAWDSARQESKAAFGNDDMYMEKLIEEPRHIEIQIVGDSTGKACHLSERDCSIQRRHQKLTEEVPSPFMTDELRAKMGAAAVKAAEYINYEGAGTIEFLVDKHRNFYFMEMNTRIQVEHPITEQVIDFDLIREQILVAAGVPISGKNYLPKLHSIECRINAEDPFNGFRPSPGKITTLHAPGGHGVRLDTHVYAGYTIPPNYDSMIAKLITTAQTREEAINKMKRALDEFVIEGIKTTIPFHRQLMDHPDYLAGNYTTKFMEDFVMEKQVEQ; encoded by the coding sequence ATGTTTAAAAAAATACTAATTGCCAATAGAGGAGAAATAGCACTTCGTGTTATTAGAACCTGTAAAGAAATGGGCATTAAAACGGTAGCAGTATATTCTACAGCCGATGCAGATAGCTTACATGTTAAATTTGCAGACGAAGCCGTATGTATAGGACCTCCTTCAAGTTCAGAGTCTTACTTGAAAATGTCTAACATTATTTCGGCAGCCGAAATTACCAATGCAGACGCCATACACCCGGGTTATGGTTTTTTATCAGAAAACGCTAAGTTTTCAAAAATCTGCGACGAACACGGTATAAAATTTATTGGAGCTTCTCCAGAAATGATAGACCGCATGGGAGATAAAGCCAACGCTAAAGCTACCATGAAAGCTGCTGGTGTACCTTGCGTACCAGGTAGTGAAGGTGTTATTAACACTTTCGAAGAATGCGAAAAAATAGCCAAAGAAACAGGATATCCAGTAATGCTAAAAGCTTCTGCCGGTGGTGGAGGTAAAGGGATGCGTGGTGTTTTTAAACCAGAAGATTTAAAAGCCGCATGGGATTCTGCGCGACAAGAAAGTAAAGCCGCTTTTGGTAACGACGATATGTATATGGAAAAACTTATTGAAGAGCCTAGACATATCGAAATTCAAATTGTTGGAGACTCAACAGGTAAAGCTTGTCATTTATCAGAAAGAGACTGTTCTATCCAACGTCGTCATCAAAAATTAACCGAAGAAGTACCTTCGCCATTTATGACAGACGAGCTTCGAGCTAAAATGGGTGCTGCAGCCGTAAAAGCTGCAGAATACATTAATTACGAAGGCGCGGGTACCATAGAATTTTTAGTAGACAAGCATCGTAATTTCTACTTCATGGAAATGAATACACGTATCCAAGTAGAACACCCAATTACAGAACAAGTTATAGATTTCGATTTAATTCGAGAGCAAATATTAGTAGCCGCAGGCGTGCCAATTTCTGGTAAAAATTACTTACCAAAATTACACTCCATAGAATGCCGTATTAACGCCGAAGACCCATTCAACGGTTTCCGTCCGTCACCAGGAAAAATCACAACATTACACGCTCCAGGTGGTCACGGTGTGCGTTTAGATACCCACGTTTACGCCGGGTATACCATTCCGCCAAACTACGACTCTATGATTGCCAAGCTTATAACTACGGCACAAACCAGAGAAGAAGCCATTAATAAAATGAAACGTGCCTTAGACGAGTTCGTTATCGAAGGCATTAAAACAACCATACCTTTCCACAGACAACTTATGGATCATCCAGATTATTTAGCTGGTAACTATACCACAAAATTCATGGAAGATTTTGTTATGGAAAAACAAGTTGAACAATAA
- the rpmF gene encoding 50S ribosomal protein L32, with protein MAHPKRKISKTRRDKRRTHYKATAPQIATCPTTGEAHLYHRAHWHEGKLYYRGQVLIDNSEAVDNVA; from the coding sequence ATGGCACATCCTAAAAGAAAAATCTCAAAAACAAGAAGAGATAAAAGAAGAACCCATTATAAAGCAACTGCGCCACAGATTGCTACATGCCCAACAACAGGAGAAGCTCACTTATATCACAGAGCTCACTGGCATGAAGGAAAGTTATATTACAGAGGTCAAGTTTTAATTGACAATTCAGAAGCTGTAGACAACGTAGCATAA
- a CDS encoding NAD(P)/FAD-dependent oxidoreductase, translated as MNLSYWEIQSWLTNVDFTIVGSGIVGLNCALHLNKRFPKAKILILEKGFLPQGASTKNAGFACFGSLSEIIDDLKTHSETEVLQLVEKRYNGLQLLRQTLGDQAINYQNHGGYELFDPNDELYDSCYSKKEEINKLLKPVFNTNVFSVKDNTFQFKNIKNHIFYNAFEGQLDTGNMMAALLTKTLSKGIKILNNITVNQYIEDAASVKVSTNTFEFKTSKLLIATNGFASQLHIPNIKPARSQVIITKPIKNLHIKGTFHLNKGYYYFRNIDNRILLGGGRHLDFKTEETMQFGETTLIQKSLEHLLKSTILPSVPVEIDMKWSGIMGVGNQKKAIVKQISNHVFCRVRLGGMGVAIGSLVGKDLAELL; from the coding sequence ATGAATCTTTCCTATTGGGAAATACAATCCTGGTTAACCAATGTAGATTTTACTATCGTTGGGAGTGGTATTGTTGGTTTAAACTGTGCCCTGCATCTAAACAAGCGATTTCCAAAAGCTAAAATATTAATATTAGAAAAAGGCTTTTTACCTCAAGGGGCTAGCACTAAAAACGCAGGATTTGCTTGTTTTGGAAGCCTCAGTGAAATTATAGACGATTTAAAAACACATTCAGAAACCGAGGTGCTTCAGCTTGTTGAAAAACGCTATAACGGATTGCAATTATTAAGACAAACCTTGGGCGATCAAGCCATTAATTATCAAAACCACGGTGGTTACGAATTATTTGACCCAAATGATGAGTTGTATGATAGCTGTTATTCAAAAAAAGAAGAAATAAACAAGCTACTTAAGCCCGTATTTAACACCAATGTTTTTAGTGTAAAAGACAATACGTTTCAATTTAAAAACATTAAAAATCACATTTTTTACAATGCTTTCGAAGGTCAGTTAGACACCGGTAACATGATGGCTGCCTTACTTACGAAAACACTTTCTAAAGGCATTAAAATACTTAACAATATAACTGTAAATCAATATATTGAAGATGCAGCATCAGTAAAGGTTAGTACCAATACATTCGAGTTTAAAACATCAAAACTACTCATTGCCACCAACGGATTTGCTTCACAATTACATATTCCTAATATAAAACCAGCGCGCTCCCAGGTAATAATTACCAAACCAATAAAAAATTTACATATAAAAGGAACATTTCATCTAAATAAAGGTTATTATTACTTTAGAAATATAGACAACCGAATCTTGTTAGGCGGTGGTAGGCATTTAGATTTTAAAACCGAAGAAACCATGCAATTTGGTGAAACGACTCTCATTCAAAAGAGTTTAGAACATCTTTTAAAATCGACTATTTTGCCATCGGTACCTGTAGAAATCGATATGAAATGGAGTGGCATTATGGGGGTTGGAAATCAGAAAAAAGCGATTGTTAAACAAATTTCAAATCATGTTTTTTGTAGGGTTCGTTTAGGAGGTATGGGAGTTGCCATAGGAAGTTTAGTGGGTAAAGATTTAGCAGAATTATTATAA
- the mtgA gene encoding monofunctional biosynthetic peptidoglycan transglycosylase yields the protein MKRIFKFLFKIIVWFLAISIGLVVLFKWVPVPITPLMVIRYFQEDSNNTLKHDWEPLENISRHLQLAVVCSEDQNFIKHHGFDMKAIEKAMAYNKKGKRVRGASTISQQTAKNVFLWPHRSWFRKGLEAYFTFLIELIWSKERIMEVYLNSIEMGPGIYGAEAASLYWFKKPAAKLTKQEAAAIAAILPNPLRYKARPATPYIQGRKAWIMRQMGFWGGVLNYEK from the coding sequence ATGAAACGCATTTTTAAATTTTTGTTTAAAATAATTGTTTGGTTTTTAGCCATATCAATTGGTTTGGTTGTATTGTTTAAGTGGGTTCCAGTGCCAATAACGCCATTAATGGTTATTCGGTATTTTCAGGAAGACAGTAACAACACTTTAAAACACGATTGGGAGCCTTTAGAAAATATTTCCAGACATTTACAATTGGCGGTCGTTTGTAGCGAAGACCAAAACTTTATAAAACATCATGGTTTTGATATGAAAGCCATAGAAAAAGCCATGGCTTACAATAAAAAAGGTAAACGGGTTCGAGGCGCCAGCACCATAAGCCAGCAAACAGCTAAAAATGTGTTTTTATGGCCACATCGCAGTTGGTTTCGCAAAGGATTAGAGGCTTATTTTACCTTTTTAATAGAGCTGATTTGGTCTAAAGAGCGCATTATGGAGGTCTATTTAAATAGTATCGAAATGGGACCGGGAATTTATGGTGCCGAAGCAGCATCATTATACTGGTTTAAAAAACCGGCAGCTAAATTAACCAAACAGGAAGCTGCAGCGATTGCAGCCATACTGCCCAATCCGTTACGATATAAAGCAAGACCTGCAACGCCTTATATACAAGGTAGAAAGGCTTGGATTATGAGACAAATGGGGTTTTGGGGAGGTGTTTTAAATTATGAAAAGTAA
- a CDS encoding aspartate-semialdehyde dehydrogenase: protein MKVAVVGATGMVGEVMLKVLEERNFPVTELLLVASERSVGKKLTYKNKEYTVIGLADAVAAKPEIAIFSAGGDTSLEWAPKFAEAGTTVVDNSSAWRMDPTKKLIVPEINANQLTKDDKIIANPNCSTIQMVLALSQLHKTYKMKRIVVSTYQSVSGTGVKAVKQLENEVAGIEGEMAYPYPIGRNALPHCDVFLENGYTKEEMKLAKEPQKIFNDKTFSVTATAVRIPTSGGHSESVNVEFENDFTLPDVRRIISETPGVVLQDDTSKNVYPMPIFAHDKDEVFVGRLRRDETQPNTLNMWIVADNLRKGAATNAIQIAEYLIENKLV from the coding sequence ATGAAAGTAGCTGTTGTAGGCGCCACTGGTATGGTAGGCGAAGTGATGCTAAAAGTATTAGAAGAACGTAACTTTCCAGTTACAGAGTTATTATTAGTTGCTTCAGAACGTTCTGTTGGAAAAAAATTAACATACAAAAATAAAGAATATACAGTTATAGGTTTAGCAGATGCTGTGGCAGCAAAACCAGAAATTGCAATTTTTTCGGCTGGTGGAGACACATCTTTAGAGTGGGCACCAAAATTTGCTGAAGCAGGAACTACCGTTGTAGACAATTCGTCTGCATGGAGAATGGATCCAACAAAAAAATTAATCGTTCCAGAAATTAATGCGAATCAATTAACCAAAGACGATAAAATTATTGCAAATCCTAACTGTTCTACCATTCAAATGGTATTGGCTTTATCTCAATTGCATAAAACTTATAAAATGAAACGTATTGTAGTTTCTACTTACCAGTCGGTTTCGGGTACTGGAGTAAAAGCTGTAAAACAATTAGAAAATGAAGTTGCAGGTATCGAAGGAGAAATGGCTTATCCTTACCCAATTGGAAGAAATGCATTGCCACATTGCGATGTGTTTTTAGAAAATGGATACACTAAAGAAGAGATGAAACTTGCTAAAGAGCCACAAAAAATATTTAACGATAAAACCTTTTCTGTAACGGCTACTGCGGTGCGTATTCCAACATCGGGTGGACATAGTGAATCTGTAAATGTAGAATTTGAAAATGATTTTACTTTACCAGATGTAAGAAGAATTATTAGCGAAACTCCAGGTGTTGTTTTACAGGACGATACATCTAAAAATGTATATCCAATGCCAATTTTTGCGCACGATAAAGACGAAGTATTTGTAGGCAGATTACGTAGAGACGAAACACAACCAAACACATTAAATATGTGGATTGTTGCCGATAACTTACGTAAAGGTGCTGCTACTAACGCTATTCAAATTGCAGAATATTTAATTGAAAATAAATTAGTATAA
- a CDS encoding YceD family protein: MKPLKEFTIPFVGLKIAKHHFDYKIEKAFFEYFEYEEFNDVNVDVDLILEKKSTLLELNFKISGFVNVNCDLTNEPYNQPIKNEFDLVVKFGDEYNDEYEDILIVPHGTYEINVQQYIYELIVLSVPIKRVHPGVKDGTLDSEILKKLEELSPKGEKENKIEEDIDPRWNTLKKLLTDK, from the coding sequence ATGAAGCCATTAAAAGAGTTTACAATTCCATTTGTAGGGCTAAAGATAGCGAAGCATCATTTTGACTATAAAATTGAGAAAGCGTTCTTTGAATATTTTGAGTATGAAGAGTTTAATGATGTCAATGTAGATGTTGATTTAATATTAGAGAAAAAATCGACGTTACTAGAATTAAACTTTAAAATATCAGGATTTGTAAATGTTAATTGCGATTTAACAAACGAACCTTATAATCAACCCATAAAAAATGAGTTCGATTTAGTAGTTAAGTTTGGTGATGAGTATAACGATGAGTATGAAGACATTCTTATTGTGCCTCACGGAACTTACGAAATTAATGTTCAGCAATACATTTACGAATTAATCGTATTATCTGTGCCAATTAAAAGGGTACACCCTGGGGTTAAAGATGGTACACTAGATTCTGAAATACTTAAAAAACTAGAAGAATTAAGCCCAAAAGGCGAAAAAGAGAATAAAATTGAGGAAGATATTGATCCTCGTTGGAATACATTAAAAAAACTATTAACGGATAAATAA
- a CDS encoding 3-oxoacyl-ACP synthase produces MKSNMTLKSMLYHKCEAFLESKLHTISKSITEIQESLTSETKSSAGDKHETGRAMLQLEREKLGNQLAEIQKTKEVLTKISVDKNAETIGLGSVVITNKVHYFLAISAGELKVDNSLFYAISASTPIGQLLLGKKAGDSFEFRGQTTHILEVY; encoded by the coding sequence ATGAAAAGTAACATGACACTAAAATCGATGCTTTATCATAAATGCGAAGCATTTTTAGAAAGTAAGTTACATACCATTAGTAAATCTATAACAGAAATTCAAGAATCCTTAACATCAGAAACTAAAAGTAGTGCCGGAGACAAACATGAAACTGGCAGGGCAATGCTACAATTAGAACGCGAAAAGTTGGGTAATCAGCTTGCCGAGATTCAAAAAACAAAAGAGGTTTTAACTAAAATATCTGTCGATAAGAACGCTGAAACCATAGGGTTGGGTAGTGTTGTTATTACCAATAAAGTACATTATTTTTTAGCTATTAGTGCAGGAGAATTAAAAGTTGACAATTCTCTGTTTTATGCGATTTCTGCCAGTACACCTATAGGCCAATTATTATTAGGTAAAAAAGCTGGAGACTCTTTTGAATTTAGAGGGCAAACAACACATATTTTAGAGGTGTATTAA
- a CDS encoding beta-ketoacyl-ACP synthase III has translation MSKISAAITAVGAYVPEYILTNQMLEEMVDTNDEWITSRTGIKERRILRDVGKGTSYLAIKAAQDLINKKGINPETIELVIVATATPDMKAASTAAFTASEIGAVNAFSFDMDAACSSFLYGMSVAASYIESGRYKNVLLIGADKMSSIINYKDRATCIIFGDGAGAVLFEPNEEGLGLKDEYLRSDGTGREFLQATYGGSSFPITEEAMANGGQYAFQEGRTVFKNAVSSMADAAVKILERNNLTKDNVAWLAAHQANKRIIDATAQRIELDESKVMVNIHKYGNTTSATLPLLLNDYESQLKKGDNIIFAAFGGGFNWGSIYLKWAYNSINE, from the coding sequence ATGAGTAAAATCTCAGCGGCGATTACGGCTGTTGGCGCTTATGTGCCAGAATATATATTAACCAATCAAATGCTTGAGGAGATGGTTGATACAAATGATGAATGGATAACCTCTAGAACAGGCATCAAAGAACGTCGCATACTTAGAGACGTCGGTAAAGGTACGTCTTACCTAGCTATTAAAGCTGCCCAAGACCTTATCAACAAAAAAGGAATCAACCCAGAAACTATAGAACTTGTTATTGTTGCAACTGCAACGCCAGATATGAAAGCTGCTTCAACAGCTGCTTTTACTGCTTCAGAAATTGGCGCTGTTAATGCTTTCTCATTCGATATGGATGCAGCATGTTCTAGTTTTTTGTATGGCATGTCTGTAGCGGCCAGTTATATTGAGTCTGGTAGATATAAAAATGTACTTTTAATTGGTGCCGATAAAATGTCATCAATTATCAATTATAAAGATAGAGCAACCTGTATTATCTTTGGTGATGGTGCTGGTGCTGTTTTATTCGAACCAAACGAAGAAGGTTTAGGTTTAAAAGATGAGTACCTAAGAAGTGATGGTACTGGTAGAGAGTTTTTACAGGCAACCTACGGTGGGTCATCTTTTCCAATTACAGAAGAAGCTATGGCCAATGGTGGTCAATATGCTTTTCAAGAAGGAAGAACGGTATTTAAAAATGCAGTATCTAGCATGGCAGATGCAGCCGTTAAAATACTAGAAAGAAATAATTTAACAAAAGATAATGTGGCTTGGCTTGCTGCTCATCAGGCAAACAAACGTATTATAGACGCTACGGCGCAACGTATCGAGTTAGACGAGAGTAAAGTTATGGTTAACATACACAAGTATGGCAATACTACATCGGCTACGTTACCTTTATTATTAAACGATTACGAATCTCAACTAAAAAAAGGAGACAATATTATTTTTGCAGCTTTTGGAGGTGGATTCAACTGGGGTTCCATTTATTTAAAATGGGCATATAATTCAATAAACGAATAA
- the accB gene encoding acetyl-CoA carboxylase biotin carboxyl carrier protein, translating into MDIKEIQNLIKFVAKSGASEVKLEMDDIKITIKTGSDQDVPSVQYAPIAQPQLQQVAAPVAEAKPAAETAAPAASASNDSKYITIKSPIIGTFYRKPAPDKPLFVEVGQTIAEGDVLCIIEAMKLFNEIESEVSGKIVKILVDDSSPVEFDQPLFLVDPS; encoded by the coding sequence ATGGATATTAAAGAGATTCAAAACTTAATTAAATTTGTAGCTAAATCTGGTGCAAGTGAGGTTAAATTAGAAATGGATGATATTAAAATCACCATTAAAACAGGATCAGATCAAGATGTTCCTTCAGTTCAATATGCACCAATTGCGCAACCACAATTACAACAAGTGGCGGCTCCGGTAGCAGAAGCAAAACCAGCAGCAGAAACAGCAGCGCCTGCAGCAAGTGCAAGCAACGATTCAAAATATATTACCATAAAATCTCCAATAATTGGAACCTTTTATAGAAAACCAGCTCCAGATAAACCATTATTTGTTGAGGTTGGACAAACTATTGCAGAGGGTGATGTGCTATGTATTATTGAAGCTATGAAACTTTTTAACGAAATAGAATCTGAAGTTTCAGGTAAAATAGTTAAAATTTTAGTAGACGATTCTTCTCCTGTAGAATTCGATCAACCATTATTTTTAGTAGATCCGTCATAA